The genome window ACTCTGTTCCGGTCAAAAAGTGCGGAAACCTGGTGTGTTTTTGCATCTATATAGGCGTGATAGTCTCCTCTTTTTTCCGCCTCTTCCAGCACCACCTCCACAAGCTGGTCAGCCCGGCTGAAATTATTGGACAGAATAGCTTTGTGAATTTCATTGTTCAGCTCAACAAGATCCGGTCCTTCAGCGTCGTCGCTTTTGCTCTCTTTCTCTGTCATGTCGCAGGCTGTCACGCAGACCAGCAGGCTGACTACAGAGATAAACAGTAGATATCGTAGTATCGCCATGAGATATGGTATAATTTACCTGTAGATCTAAATTATAGGAAAAACAATTCAATTTTGAAAATATCAATTCACAATGGCTATCCTATTATTGTTAAAGATTAACAGAGCCAATATCATTGTTTTAGATACCGTCAATTAATGTTGTTAATACGGCACTCAAACATTTGTTTAGTATCATAAGGAGTTCATATATTTACATTTCTTAAGTTAGTTTAATTTCTACTTAATAGAAGTACCCTTGTCCCCGTTGTTTACTGCAGTTGGTCTTACATTATAGCGCATGAAGAAATACAGATACATCAGGTGGATATTGCTGGCAATGGGTTTGACGGCGGTCATCGGACTGACCGGGATGAATGTATATTCTCTGTATGCCCTTCATGAAAACACTGTCAAAAATACGGTCGAAAAGCAAAAACGTCAGCTGCTTGAGTATACCAACCAGGTACGAACCCGTTTTCGTCAGCCTCTTTCCGAATTGTGGCGTGTTGATATGGAGCATTTGCAAAATGCCATTTCATCGGAAGATCCGGACAGTATTCCCGACGATTTTTTAGAAATTGTTGAGGCAAACCAGCAGGACGGACTCTATTCCGATATTTATTTTGTCTTTCCCGATTGTCAGGCCTGTGACAGTCACGGCGCTCCTGTCTGGCATTATGATCCGGCATCCGCCAGTTTTGTAGAAACCACAAGCTACAGCAGATTTGTCACGGACGGACTGGCAATGGCAAACACAAGAATGAACGCGCTTGTCCGGGATTACCGGTGGAGCACCCGTGCATTTTTTGATGCACAAAACAGCATGACGGTCGCTCTGATCAACAACAGAAACAGGGAGATTGTCGGCTATCTGAACTTTCTGGTTGATCCGGAATATCTGGTCAATGAATATCTGGGCCCCAAGCTTATCAACACATTCGGCGTTGGTGAAGAAGCTGGTATCATTGTCTGGCTGCACGACTGGACCAAAAACAAGGTGCTTGCAACAACAGCAACCGGAGTATCCTATTCCTACCAAAAAGTGGATTTTATCCAGAATTTTCCGGATCTGCTGGATGACTGGAACCTGAAAGTCTCGTTTACGGATAACCCGGACATCGCTGCTTCGCAGGCCTCCTTGATGCGGAACCTGATTGTATTGGGAGCGGCCGTTCTGCTCCTGATCGGAGCTTTTGTATTCATGTTTCTTACTGCCCAGCGGGAACGGGAACTTGCCCAGCGACAAGCCGATTTTTTGGCAAACGTCACGCACGAGCTTAAAACACCGCTTTCCGTTATTCTTGCAGCCGGTGAAAACCTCTCCGACGGACGCATTGATAATAAAAACAGATTAAAATCGTATGGCTCCCACATTTTTAACGAGTCATTGCGTCTCCGCAAAATGATTGACCGTCTTCTGGATGTCGCCAAATCGGGCAATTCCCGGGTCCATACAGACCAAAGACGCATTTATCCTATCGATTTCATCAGCAACTATCTCGACACCAAGAAAACGTATTTCGAAACGAACAACGTCGAAGTGGCATTCAATTCGGAGAAGGATATTCCACCGATCGACATTGATCCGGGCCACTTCCACTCCATACTGGATAATCTCACAGAAAACGCGGTCAAGTACAGCCCTGATGAAAAATATATCGGAATTGCACTTACCAGTGACGGAAAGAGCGTCAGGCTGAGTATAGAAGATCGCGGCGCTGGTATTCCAAAAAACGCGCAAAAGTATATTTTTGACAAGTTTTTCCGTGTCGAAGAGACCTACACAGCCAACACGAAAGGTCATGGTCTCGGGTTGTCCATTGTAAAAGACCTTGTTCATCGCAATCATGGAAGTATAAATGTAAAAAGTGTTCCAAATAAAGGAACAGTCTTCACCGTTTCATTCCCAGTGGCGCAGAGTCATGATGGTAACGGAACGACTGAGACATCGGAAACAACAAATAAACAGGAAACAGAGCATGTCTGAAAACAATCAGAAGATTCTAATCGTAGAAGACGAACCGAGCCTTATTTTCACGCTTCGTGACACGCTTGAAAACGAGGGTTTTATTGTATTAACAGCCGAAGACGGTAATCAGGCTTTGGAGATCGTTGAAGAGAGTGTTCCTGATCTGATGATTCTTGATGTTATGCTTCCCGGCATGAGTGGTTTTGATGTATGCAAAAGCCTCAGGGATAAAAAACACACGTTTCCGATCATCATTCTTACGGCGCGCGATCAGGA of Natronogracilivirga saccharolytica contains these proteins:
- a CDS encoding sensor histidine kinase, with translation MKKYRYIRWILLAMGLTAVIGLTGMNVYSLYALHENTVKNTVEKQKRQLLEYTNQVRTRFRQPLSELWRVDMEHLQNAISSEDPDSIPDDFLEIVEANQQDGLYSDIYFVFPDCQACDSHGAPVWHYDPASASFVETTSYSRFVTDGLAMANTRMNALVRDYRWSTRAFFDAQNSMTVALINNRNREIVGYLNFLVDPEYLVNEYLGPKLINTFGVGEEAGIIVWLHDWTKNKVLATTATGVSYSYQKVDFIQNFPDLLDDWNLKVSFTDNPDIAASQASLMRNLIVLGAAVLLLIGAFVFMFLTAQRERELAQRQADFLANVTHELKTPLSVILAAGENLSDGRIDNKNRLKSYGSHIFNESLRLRKMIDRLLDVAKSGNSRVHTDQRRIYPIDFISNYLDTKKTYFETNNVEVAFNSEKDIPPIDIDPGHFHSILDNLTENAVKYSPDEKYIGIALTSDGKSVRLSIEDRGAGIPKNAQKYIFDKFFRVEETYTANTKGHGLGLSIVKDLVHRNHGSINVKSVPNKGTVFTVSFPVAQSHDGNGTTETSETTNKQETEHV